The Hippoglossus hippoglossus isolate fHipHip1 chromosome 19, fHipHip1.pri, whole genome shotgun sequence genome has a segment encoding these proteins:
- the g6pc3 gene encoding glucose-6-phosphatase 3: MEELHTQGVLMAESLQQRTMDQERLWQVVTHMGDPKAAFLLLFPFTYFISRRAGVAVLWVAALSEWLNLVFKWMLFGERPFWWIGESRLFVDKQLIVQQFSSTCETGPGSPSGHAMVTAACWWVVVSSLGSYLYSRTRSLVLSAAPFLFYVLMLVAVGMSRIFILAHFPHQVIAGSITGFILGVVLSRRVPEGRPLLFFFGVSMGLLLSALILHAGLEQLGIDLSWSIALAKKWCSRAEWIRLDTAPFSSLTRDCGALLGLGLAQYWKPGGWSLPWAPRALSLAISSMGLYHVNRLPLPVRPQAVFYGLFFVKFVIVPQIVIVLVPGVVHLFTHKKKKD; the protein is encoded by the exons ATGGAGGAGCTCCACACCCAAGGCGTCTTAATGGCCGAGTCCCTGCAGCAGAGGACGATGGACCAGGAGCGGCTGTGGCAGGTCGTCACTCACATGGGAGACCCCAAAGCTgccttcctgctcctcttccccttcACCTACTTCATCAGCAGGCGAGCCGGGGTGGCGGTGCTGTGGGTGGCGGCTCTGTCCGAGTGGCTCAACCTGGTGTTTAAATG GATGCTGTTTGGAGAAAGGCCGTTCTGGTGGATTGGTGAATCTCGTCTATTTGTGGACAAGCAGCTGATAGTTCAGCAGTTTTCCTCCACCTGTGAGACGGGGCCAG GCAGTCCGTCGGGACATGCGATGGTGACAGCAGCATGCTGGTGGGTCGTGGTGTCCTCGCTGGGTTCATACCTGTACTCACGTACCCGCAG tTTGGTGCTATCAGCTGCTCCCTTCCTGTTCTATGTGCTGATGCTGGTGGCCGTTGGAATGTCCAGGATCTTCATCCTCGCCCACTTCCCTCACCAGGTCATCGCCGGCTCCATTACAG GTTTCATTCTGGGGGTTGTCTTGAGCCGCAGAGTACCAGAAGGTCGCCCCCTGCTGTTCTTCTTTGGCGTCAGCATGGGTCTGCTGCTAAGTGCTCTGATTCTGCATGCTGGATTAGAGCAGCTGGGAATCGACCTCTCCTG GTCTATTGCTTTGGCTAAGAAATGGTGCAGCCGCGCCGAGTGGATTCGTCTGGACACAGCTCCGTTCTCCTCCCTGACCCGAGATTGTGGGGCCCTCCTTGGTTTGGGGCTGGCGCAGTACTGGAAGCCTGGAGGATGGTCTCTGCCTTGGGCTCCACGCGCTTTATCTTTGGCTATTTCATCCATGGGACTGTACCACGTGAATCGGCTGCCACTCCCAGTCCGACCACAGGCCGTCTTCTATGGCCTCTTCTTTGTCAAATTCGTCATCGTGCCTCAGATTGTGATAGTTCTCGTCCCTGGAGTGGTtcacctcttcacacacaaaaagaagaaggacTAG